A single genomic interval of Rosistilla ulvae harbors:
- a CDS encoding FAD-dependent oxidoreductase, with amino-acid sequence MIVRSVICFAALLCALSSASYHTATACQPIGNQQLAEEITADLLVVGGTESGCAAAVQAARMGVEKIVLVNDIDWLGGQFSAEALGAIDENRGHGYNGTVPIPRSGIFRDVIDAIETKNAQLYGGVKRPGNTRVITTSRPVVSEQVFRELLAPFEQAGQLIRRSNYYVDTVLTEGDRVVGVQFKSTDAAGEAIVVRAKLTIDASDWGDVIKGAGARWDAGMDAQGEFNEPSAPASGNPATDLNPITWCMILEQQKQPNLLAKPDSYDPAFFTGNWGWIKEEFAYTTRRLVDGQGFKQIDHPDVLLINNPNIDYPLDTYPKSVVDALEVIEPGASKKNLVAMTRQQREVVFADARQHTLRYYYHLQQNFPKFQYLARSDEFGTPDRLPPKPYVRESLRLVAKHIIKEQEVLGFGARSNYSTVMFPDAVFCWQFELDFHPTHRSWTTSKGESGPWQASFRGKRKFGRGGTGRAVFPLRSLLPESVQGLIGAQKNLGYSSIVSSSCRLHDQSIHAGQAAGAVAAVSLKLGQQPGTTAHLPAIWSGLLSSAHGAPMAIWPFVDVDPFDPDFAVFQQLALRRVLGLRASDTKFEPDLPADEDWVSRVIASVKRRGYQYSQPSKPPATRRQLAKILWEELKDQPVPDSHFSEPLAWEPES; translated from the coding sequence ATGATTGTTCGGTCCGTGATTTGTTTCGCAGCGTTGTTGTGCGCGTTGTCATCGGCTAGTTATCATACCGCTACGGCCTGCCAGCCTATTGGAAACCAGCAACTTGCCGAAGAAATCACGGCGGACTTGCTGGTCGTTGGTGGTACTGAATCTGGATGTGCTGCGGCAGTTCAGGCGGCGAGGATGGGGGTTGAAAAGATTGTCTTAGTCAATGATATCGATTGGCTGGGGGGACAGTTCAGCGCCGAAGCCCTGGGAGCGATCGATGAGAATCGTGGCCACGGATATAACGGCACGGTTCCGATTCCACGCTCGGGGATATTTCGCGATGTTATCGATGCGATCGAGACCAAGAACGCTCAGTTATATGGCGGTGTCAAGCGACCAGGAAATACTCGGGTGATTACAACCAGTCGCCCGGTCGTATCCGAACAGGTATTTCGTGAACTACTAGCACCTTTTGAGCAGGCCGGGCAGCTCATCCGCCGTTCCAACTACTATGTGGATACCGTGCTTACCGAGGGCGATCGCGTTGTTGGTGTTCAGTTCAAGTCAACCGATGCGGCAGGCGAAGCAATTGTCGTCAGAGCAAAGCTAACAATCGACGCCAGTGATTGGGGAGATGTAATTAAGGGGGCCGGGGCAAGGTGGGATGCAGGGATGGATGCCCAGGGTGAGTTCAATGAACCCAGCGCGCCCGCGTCGGGAAACCCGGCTACCGACTTGAACCCGATTACCTGGTGCATGATTTTGGAACAGCAGAAGCAGCCCAATCTGCTGGCCAAGCCGGACAGCTATGATCCAGCCTTCTTTACTGGTAACTGGGGATGGATCAAAGAGGAGTTTGCTTATACGACCAGACGGCTAGTCGATGGTCAGGGTTTCAAGCAGATCGACCATCCAGACGTTCTGCTGATCAATAATCCAAATATTGACTATCCGTTGGATACTTATCCTAAATCCGTTGTGGATGCTTTGGAGGTTATCGAGCCAGGCGCTTCAAAGAAGAATCTCGTCGCGATGACTCGCCAACAACGTGAAGTCGTCTTTGCAGACGCACGACAGCATACGCTCAGGTACTACTACCATCTTCAACAGAACTTTCCCAAATTCCAGTACCTGGCGCGGAGCGATGAATTTGGCACCCCTGATCGATTGCCTCCCAAGCCCTATGTGCGCGAAAGCCTGCGTTTGGTGGCCAAGCATATCATCAAGGAACAGGAGGTATTAGGATTCGGGGCGCGTTCGAATTACTCCACCGTCATGTTTCCCGATGCGGTATTCTGTTGGCAGTTCGAACTTGATTTTCACCCCACCCACCGCAGCTGGACAACCAGTAAAGGCGAATCGGGGCCGTGGCAAGCTTCGTTTCGCGGCAAGCGAAAGTTTGGCAGAGGTGGAACCGGGCGAGCTGTTTTCCCGCTACGCTCACTGCTTCCAGAATCGGTCCAAGGACTTATCGGAGCGCAAAAAAATCTGGGCTACTCAAGCATTGTTAGCTCGTCCTGCCGCTTGCACGATCAGTCGATTCACGCTGGACAAGCTGCGGGCGCCGTGGCGGCAGTTAGCCTGAAGCTGGGACAACAACCAGGAACCACTGCTCACTTGCCAGCCATTTGGTCGGGCTTGCTAAGTTCAGCACATGGCGCACCGATGGCGATTTGGCCGTTCGTTGACGTCGATCCCTTTGATCCCGATTTCGCAGTCTTCCAACAATTGGCACTCCGGCGGGTGTTGGGGTTACGTGCATCAGATACGAAATTTGAACC
- a CDS encoding DUF1559 domain-containing protein — MSTRPLRNRPTAAGFTLVELLVVIAIIGVLVGLLLPAVQQAREAARRLQCQNKLKQIGLALHNYHDTHRSFASGTVVGSKSPASNWCSFPNDGSGGKNGAPWTVLILPFIEQNNLYDQFDFDEKFTGFAEHDPGGTQPHGSANNHALFLLENENYLCPSDPNATGNHCNYFGVMGGASDNPSGPNCNNGGDRYFFTQGLLFVDSKMRFRDITDGSSNVYMVAESKYLLRPGGRGTATPNAHWGWASSITSVEAGGEVPGVLIAARWQINFFDGDGSRDDTLYANRNPMHGSFSSRHPGGCQVVMGDASVHFLSETIDLTTHRNLGDRGNGSPVGLSF; from the coding sequence ATGTCGACGCGACCTTTACGAAACCGCCCAACCGCAGCGGGTTTTACGTTAGTTGAATTGCTGGTGGTGATCGCCATCATCGGCGTATTGGTCGGATTGCTGCTGCCAGCGGTACAGCAGGCAAGAGAAGCGGCACGCCGCTTGCAATGCCAGAACAAGCTCAAGCAGATAGGGCTGGCCTTGCACAATTACCACGACACCCATCGATCTTTTGCTTCGGGAACGGTCGTGGGAAGCAAATCTCCGGCCAGCAATTGGTGCAGCTTTCCAAACGACGGCAGCGGTGGCAAAAACGGAGCTCCCTGGACGGTCCTGATCTTGCCGTTTATCGAACAGAACAACCTGTACGATCAGTTTGATTTTGACGAAAAATTTACGGGGTTTGCCGAACATGATCCAGGTGGAACCCAGCCGCACGGATCCGCGAACAATCATGCCTTGTTCTTGTTGGAAAACGAAAACTATCTATGCCCCAGCGATCCCAATGCTACAGGGAATCACTGTAACTACTTTGGCGTTATGGGAGGTGCTTCAGACAATCCTTCGGGGCCTAACTGCAACAATGGTGGAGATCGCTATTTCTTTACTCAAGGACTTCTGTTTGTTGATTCAAAAATGCGATTCCGGGATATCACCGATGGGTCTTCCAATGTCTATATGGTCGCCGAATCGAAGTACCTGCTGCGTCCGGGCGGGCGTGGGACGGCAACCCCCAACGCTCACTGGGGTTGGGCATCGAGCATAACAAGCGTAGAGGCGGGAGGAGAAGTGCCAGGCGTTCTGATCGCTGCGCGTTGGCAAATCAATTTCTTCGATGGAGATGGTTCCCGGGACGACACCTTGTATGCCAATAGGAATCCGATGCACGGCTCGTTTAGCAGTCGCCATCCGGGTGGGTGCCAAGTGGTCATGGGGGATGCGTCGGTACACTTTCTAAGTGAAACCATCGACCTGACAACGCATCGCAATCTAGGTGATCGTGGCAACGGTTCGCCCGTTGGATTGAGTTTCTAA
- a CDS encoding IclR family transcriptional regulator, whose translation MNAPKQPNYSSDESRYHVPSLVRALKIMEMLSTESRALGLSEIADKMAIPKNSAFRILTTLSDYEYVIRDSDQKLYRLSKKLISLGYEAIDEANLLEKSLAPMKQLRRLTGETVLLGTLSSGKGVVLDIVPSPHPIKVVVEVGHQFPLHSAAPGKVLLAFLDRDECEQIIDQLEFTKFTESTITSKSAFRLELARIRENGYALDRGEEVEEIHCVAAPIRNHRGNAIAAIWVTGPKTRLQKHLLDKYRRQVMAQSDVVSEQLGYGKTTHRHPLNSSAASTD comes from the coding sequence ATGAACGCTCCAAAGCAACCCAACTACTCAAGCGACGAGTCGCGGTATCACGTTCCCAGCTTGGTGAGAGCTTTGAAAATCATGGAGATGCTATCGACTGAGTCGCGGGCGTTAGGCCTTTCAGAGATCGCGGACAAAATGGCGATCCCCAAGAACAGCGCATTTCGGATCCTGACGACGCTCTCGGATTACGAGTATGTCATTCGGGATTCGGATCAGAAGCTGTACCGTCTGAGCAAGAAACTGATTTCGCTGGGCTACGAAGCGATCGACGAAGCGAACTTGTTAGAAAAGTCGCTAGCCCCCATGAAACAGCTGCGCCGCCTTACTGGAGAAACCGTTTTGCTGGGAACGTTGTCCAGCGGAAAAGGGGTCGTCTTGGACATAGTTCCTAGTCCACATCCAATTAAGGTTGTTGTGGAAGTTGGGCACCAGTTCCCCTTGCATTCTGCCGCCCCGGGAAAGGTGTTGCTGGCGTTCTTAGATCGGGACGAGTGTGAACAAATAATCGATCAGCTGGAGTTCACAAAATTCACCGAGAGCACGATCACTTCGAAATCAGCGTTCCGTTTGGAATTGGCACGGATTCGCGAAAATGGCTATGCATTGGATCGCGGCGAGGAAGTCGAAGAGATTCATTGTGTGGCAGCCCCCATTCGCAATCATCGCGGCAATGCGATCGCGGCAATTTGGGTTACCGGACCTAAGACGCGTCTTCAGAAACACCTACTTGACAAGTACCGTCGTCAAGTGATGGCTCAATCAGATGTTGTTTCTGAGCAGCTGGGCTATGGAAAAACAACACACCGGCATCCTCTTAATAGTTCAGCTGCATCAACTGATTAG
- a CDS encoding DUF1501 domain-containing protein: MTLTKTTAACGRTERRQFLSDFGLGFTGLALGAMMHRDAQGSTAADALQGLPHFAPRAKSVIWFFMNGGTSHLESFDPKPALNQHAGKTIDESPLGQAIVDSPFYRKNVVDFGGKPRAMMSQIYPMQVGYGPRGESGIEVSDWWPHVGDCIDDIALVRSMWTTDNDHAAQLQFHTGRHIFDGFFPSIGSWVHYGLGSLNDNLPQFVVMGQPPGDCCGGVGAHDGSYLGPQHAGVQMASDPKRPLAFGTPGAGTRIDQQRDQLNLLDDLHRMTAAARPDDEALQARIKAYELAFRMQMSVPEIVDLNRETKQTQAMYGLDQSNTEAVGRHALTARRLVEQGVRFVQIYDGGGGGGGWDAHTKLKENHARNSARVDKPIAGLLKDLKQRGLLEETLVVWATEFGRTPGAEKSDGRDHHPYGFSVWMAGGGLKGGIAHGATDELGFHAVEDRHYVTDIHATVLHQLGLDPRKLSLPSQKRLEIDYGNPIDAIIV; this comes from the coding sequence ATGACTTTGACCAAAACAACCGCAGCGTGTGGCCGGACCGAACGTCGGCAATTCCTTTCCGACTTTGGACTCGGTTTCACCGGACTGGCACTCGGCGCGATGATGCATCGCGATGCCCAGGGATCGACGGCCGCCGACGCGTTGCAGGGCTTGCCGCATTTCGCGCCGCGAGCCAAAAGCGTGATTTGGTTCTTCATGAATGGTGGCACCAGCCACTTGGAATCGTTTGATCCGAAGCCGGCTCTGAATCAACATGCGGGGAAGACGATCGATGAATCGCCGCTTGGGCAGGCGATCGTCGATTCGCCTTTCTATCGAAAGAACGTCGTCGATTTTGGCGGCAAGCCGCGGGCGATGATGTCGCAGATCTATCCGATGCAGGTTGGGTATGGGCCGCGTGGGGAGAGTGGGATCGAGGTAAGCGATTGGTGGCCGCACGTGGGCGATTGCATCGACGACATCGCGCTAGTGCGTTCGATGTGGACGACCGACAACGATCACGCGGCTCAGCTGCAATTCCACACCGGCCGACATATCTTTGACGGCTTTTTTCCGTCGATCGGTTCGTGGGTCCATTATGGGCTGGGAAGCTTGAACGATAACCTGCCGCAGTTTGTGGTCATGGGCCAACCGCCCGGAGATTGTTGTGGCGGCGTGGGAGCTCACGATGGCAGCTATCTGGGGCCGCAGCACGCTGGCGTTCAGATGGCTAGCGATCCCAAGCGGCCGCTGGCTTTTGGGACACCCGGTGCCGGGACGCGAATCGATCAACAACGCGATCAACTGAACCTATTGGACGATTTGCACCGGATGACCGCCGCCGCACGCCCCGACGATGAAGCGTTGCAGGCCCGCATCAAGGCGTACGAGTTGGCGTTTCGGATGCAGATGTCGGTCCCGGAGATCGTCGATCTGAATCGCGAAACCAAGCAGACTCAGGCGATGTACGGACTGGACCAAAGCAACACCGAAGCCGTTGGGCGGCATGCGTTGACGGCTCGCCGATTGGTCGAACAGGGAGTCCGATTTGTGCAGATCTACGATGGTGGCGGTGGAGGAGGCGGTTGGGATGCGCATACGAAATTGAAAGAGAACCACGCCAGAAACTCCGCTCGCGTCGATAAACCGATCGCGGGGCTGTTGAAAGATTTGAAGCAGCGCGGGTTGTTGGAAGAGACGCTCGTCGTCTGGGCCACTGAATTTGGTCGGACTCCGGGAGCCGAGAAATCGGACGGCCGTGACCATCATCCCTACGGATTTTCGGTTTGGATGGCGGGGGGCGGATTGAAGGGAGGCATCGCGCATGGAGCGACCGACGAACTCGGCTTCCACGCAGTGGAGGATCGCCACTACGTGACCGATATCCACGCCACCGTCTTACATCAACTAGGCCTCGACCCGCGAAAACTATCGCTCCCCTCGCAGAAGCGGCTGGAGATCGATTACGGAAACCCGATCGATGCGATCATCGTGTGA